The DNA region TGATAACAAATTTAATCTGACATCTTATGCAGGTGATTTAATTTGGAGACAACCTAAATGGATAAACGGCTTGACCGGAAGCATTGGCATTAGTTATTTAAAACAACATAACACCATCGAATCACGTGAAAGAACAGAAGTAATTCCAAGTTATGATAATCATAGTCAAGGTATTTATGCAATAGAAAAATATAGTTTAGGAAATTTTTTAGTTGAGGGCGGATTAAGATATGATCGCAAATACCAACAATCACATTTATTTAGACGTGCGAATGCGTTATCCAATACAAGTGATACAACTTATGACTCAACAGCAAGGTGGAATCGTTTTACCACTAATGTAGGTCTCACTTGGTTTTCAAGTCCGCATTTTACAGTGATGTATAATCTAGGAACTGCGTGGCGAGGACCGAGCCCAATTGAATTATTTGCAAATGGCGTTCACATGGGTGCATCTCGTTGGGAAAAAGGAGATCCTAATTTGCAAGTAGAATCTGCTATAAATAATAACTTAACATTCAAATATGTGGATGCTAAATTAAATATAGAGTTGGGACTCTATGCTAATTATTTCCGTAACTATATCTATATACAACCAGATGGAGTAATTCAATCCATCTCCGGATATTATCCATTATATGAATATAAACAAGCAAAAAGAGCATTATTCACTGGGCTGGATTTTGATGGTCAATATAATTTTTTACCCAATTTCAAATTAGAATCCAAAATTTCCATAGTCAGAGGTCGTAATCAGACGGAGGATCAATGGCTTATTTATATTCCTGCGGACAAATATGACAACTCAATATCCTATCAATTACCTAAATTAAAAGGGCTCAATGATGCATTTATTTCAATCAATAATTTATTTGTAGCTAGGCAAACTAGAATACCTACAAATATTACAGATGCACCACCGCCGCCCTCCTATGACCTCTGGGGTATGACTATTGGTGCCACAACGCATATAGGCAAACAACAAATTGATTGGAGTATCACGGCGACCAATTTGATGAATAAGGAGTATAAGGACTACTTGAATCTATTCAGGTACTATAATCACGATTTAGGTAGAAATATTGCACTACGATTAAAATTCCCATTTTAGTCGTAGTTAGCAATTATAATTATTTGAATATTAATTGTGTCAAAGTATATATAACGAGGCCAACCAATCCCCCAACTAAAGTTCCGTTCACACGAATAAATTGAAGATCTTTTCCTATCTCTAGTTCTAATTTATTACTTAACTCATCTCCTTTCCAACCAGCAACAGTATTGCTAATTATCGTCTCTACTTGATCTCTATTTTTCAAAACCATTTTATAGGCGAATGCTTTCACCCAATTATTAATTTTTAATTGCAACTCAGCGTCAGAATGAAGTCGCGTTGCAAAGCTTTCTACATTTTTTTTCAAATAATTGGACCAAGGTGAATCTTCCTTATCTAAGGCTTCGATAAAATTAGTTTTAAATGAAGTCCAAGCATCATTGATATAAGGACGTAATTTTTCCTCACTTATAAAAATTGATTTCCATTCATTTAATTGGCGATGCCAGTTATCAGAATTTCCAACATCATTTTTCAATTTTTCAATGGACTGCGTAATTTGTTTTCTCACCCAATGATTTTTATCCTCTTCAATCTCTTGGATAAAAGTGATAATACCTTGAGTAAATTCTTTGGATATCTTTTTTCCAGCTAAAAAACCTATAAGAGGACGTTTTTCGTTTATACGTTCCCGTATAATATCTTGGCTTTTCTCTGCGTAAGCTAAAATTTTAGGCAAAAGCGTATCCAATAATTTAACATCTTCACCATTGTCCAAAACATATTGTAAGCCGCCAGCAATCATTTTATCATAGTCTATCCCATTTAATATTTCGGAAGCTTTGATAGCAATCAATTCCTTTACATCTTCGTCAGGGAGATCAACTATAATTTCTTTGACTATAATATTCGCATTTTTGATTAAACTATTTTGATGTTCTGTAATTACAATCCATTTAGAAACCCATGACGCGATATCCAACTTGTCAATATAAGGACGAATATTTTCTTCAGATAAAAAATTATCTTTAACAAAACTTCCCAAATTTTCACCTATATCATTTTTCTTATTTTCAATCAAATTCGTATGTGGAATACGCAATCCCATTGGATACCTGAATAATGCAGTTACGGCAAACCAATCCGCCAATGCACCGACCATCGCAGCCTCAGAAAAAGCGTGTACATAACCAATCCAAGACATAGCAGATTTTCTTAAAAAATATTCAGTCACTAAATAAATAGCAAGCATCAACAAAAACAAACTAGTGGCAAATAATTTATGTTTTTTTAATTGAATCTCTTTTGGTGTCGCCATTATTACATTTTATTTGAATAAGTGAGTAAATGTAAAGGAAATATCCTAACATTTTAATAACAACAACTATTGCAAATGCGTTCAATTTTACCTATATTACATCTTAATTTTTTCTTATAAATATTTTTAAAATGTCAAATATAGATATCATATTACCAGAAAAAGCGGCGGATATAGGTAATTTTTTAGTTGGGAGATTATTACCATTTAGACAAAAAAGATCTGTTGGTCCATTTGTTTTTATAGATCATATGGGACCTACACATATGAAAGATACCGAAAATCTGGAAGTCGCGCCTCATCCTCATATTGGCCTTTCTACCTTGACTTATTTATTTGATGGAGCTATTACGCATCGTGATAGTTTGGGTAATGCAATGGAGATTACTCCTGGAGCCGTCAATTGGATGACGGCAGGCAAAGGAGTTACCCATTCTGAAAGAACGCCAGAGAGCTTGAGGCACAAAGATAAATACATGCACGGTCTACAAATATGGATCGCTATGCCCAAAGACAAAGAAGATATAGACCCCAATTTTGCCCATTTTGATGCAGATTCTATTCCTAGCTGGGAAGAGAAAGGTGTTACATTTAAATTGATTGCAGGTCAGATTGGGGAGCATATTTCTCCTGTGCCCGTTTATAGTAAATTGTATATGTTGGAATTAAAAAGCCAAGATGCCGTTACGGTAAATCTGGTAGATCAATTGTATGGAGAAAGTGGTCTTTATATTGTAAATGGAAAAATTAAAAATCAAGAAATTGAATATGAGCCTGGATTTTTACTTATAACAAAAGATGCGCATTTATGTACATTTGAAATGGAGGCGAATACGACGGTGTATATATTCGGAGGAGAACCATTTCCTGAAGAAAGATTGATTTACTGGAATTTTGTTTCTAGTTCTAAAGAAAAAATTGACAAGGCTAAAGAAGACTGGAAAAATCATCGATTTCCACTCGTTCCCAATGATGATGGCTATGTGCCGTTGCCTGGTAATTAAAAAATAAAAAGGCTCAAATTATACAATTTGAGCCTTTTTATTTTTATACATACGCCAATTCTGCTTCTTTCACTTTTTCAAAAATATTTGGATCATGTGGTCGTATTTTTATTTTCACATATTTAGATGCAGGCATATTACTTTCCTTAACTACATTATTTACAGAAACTAACACGTTCGTTTCTGGAAAATAAGTCATCGTATTTCTTTCTGGTATTGGATAAGGTACAACTACAAATAAAGGAGCAATACGCTCAACATCGTCATTATAATTGAACAAATCGACTTTATCCCCTTCTACCCAACCTTCACGAGCCATATCTTTTTCATTCATCATCACAACTCGGCGACCATGCAAAATACCACGATAACGGTCATCCAAACCATACAAAGTAGTATTAAATTGATCATGCGTACGTGTCGTTGCCATCATATACTCATCCACTTCAAGTGTATTTACTGGTAATTCCGTAATGGTAAAGGATGCTTTTCCCGTAGCAACTTTAGAAGTAAAATTTCCTTCCCGTGGACCATTTGGTAAATAAAATCCACCTCTTTGACGTACGCGTTCATTATAATTATCAAAACCAGGAATGCAACTTTCTATGGAATCACGAATAGCATCATAATTATTTAAAAATCTGCTCCAATCAACCTTACCTGTTGTGCCATAAGTAGCCAACGCCATATTACAAACGATATTAGATTCGTTCATTAATTGATTAGAAACGGGTTTCAATATACCTTTGGAACTCTGCACGACGCCCATAGAATTTTCTGCACTGACGATCTGTGCTTTGCCATTAATAATATCTACATCACTTTTTGCCAATGCAGGTAAAATAATGGATTCTAAACCATGGACAAGATGCGTACGGTTTAATTTGGTTGAAACACTTACCGTCAATCCAATTTTGCGCATTCCTCGCGCTGTATAGGTTGTATCAGGAGTTGCAGAAAGAAAATTACCTCCCATTGCAAAGAAAAATTTAATTTTTCCATCATGCATGGCGTGTATGGCATGAACGACATCATATCCATTTTCACGTGGAGGATTAAATCCAAAATGTGTTTCTAATTTATCCAATTGATCCTGCGTTGGCTTTTCATTGATCAACATTGTACGATTTCCTTGCACATTGCTGTGACCACGTACAGGACAAACGCCCGCACCTGGAATACCAATACTTCCTTTCATTAGTAAAATATTGACCATCTCTCGCACCATATCTACACCATTGGGCTGTTGGGTAATACCCATACCCCAACAAAATATCACTTTTTTTCTCTTTGCTAATAAATCCGCCGCTTCTTCCAACTGTTCCATGGTCAAGCCAGACTCCTCCGCCAATACATTGAGATCATAATCTGCAAATTGTTGGACAAATTCATCATAGCCCACGGTTTTATCATCCATGAATTTTTTATCCAAAATCGTTCCTGGAGCTAAAGCTTCTTTTTCCAAAAGCATTTTTTCCATCGCCTTGAAAAAAGCCATATCTCCATTTATTTTTACAGGTAAATATAGATCTGACAATTTTGTTTCTTTAAATACACCGATGGGGGATTGTGGATCTCTAAAACCCATCAGACCTGACTCTGGCAAAGGATTGACCGCGATTATTTTTCCACCTTTTTTCTTACAAATAGAAAGCGCACTCATCATTCTGGGTGCATTCGTTCCAGGATTTTGCCCAACGATAATAATCAATTCCGCATCATGCAAATCTTCTAACTTCACCGTACCTTTTCCAATACCAATGGTTGGAGATAAACCTGTCCCAGAAGTTTCGTGACACATATTGGAACAATCAGGCATATTATTCGTCCCCACAACTTTTGCAAATAATTGATATACAAATGACGCTTCATTACTAGTACGTCCAGAAGTATAAAAAATCGCTTCATTGGGATCATCCAATGCATTAATATGTGTCGCTATTTTTTTAAAAGCATCCTCCCAACTAATTGGTTGATAATGCGTTCCTCCTTTAGGTAAATACATCGGCTCCGTAAAACGACCATAATGCCCCAATTCAAAATCCGTATGTTGAGATAATTCGTAAACAGAATGTTCTTTAAAAAAAGCCGCTGGCGTCGTTTTCGTCGTAGCCTCTTCGGCTAAAGCTTTGGCTCCATTTTCACAATACTCTGCAATAGGTGAACGCTTCTCATCGGGATCGGGCCAGGCGCAACTTGCACAATCAAAACCACCCATTTGGTTCATTTTGAATAACGCTTTTCCTCCTCTCAATACTGTTTTTTCCTCAAATAAATCCGCGATAGAAGCCATTACTGCTGGCACACCTGCCGCCCAATTGTGAACTTTATCGACTTTTAAATTCAACAATTTAAACGGATTTTCTGCAGAAGGTTCCTTATTTTCTTGTTTAGAAATATCCTTATCGTCTTTCATATTGTGAAATTTAATGGATTAACATTGCATTTTAGGATTGGGATAATTGTCGCTCTGATCCTCTGACGTATTATCAATACATACAAAATCTTTTTCGATCAAAATCGCAACAGGACCAGAATGCTCTTCAAAACCAACTTTTTTTGTTTCAAATAAAGCAGTCGCTTTATCTTTTGGTATAAAAATAGAAATCTGGTCACCATCAAAATTGGTTTCTAATTTTTCTACATCCGCACTAATAACAGCGTAGGACAATGTTTTATTAAAAAATGCTGTCTCTTCTTTTACGCTACCCTCTTTCGCCAATTTTTCCACTTCGGATTGCGCCAATCTTAGTCGCAACGTATTTCCTTTTATTCTAATTTTCATATTTCAATTCTGATATTAAAATGCGCTCATTTGCATGGTAAATATTACATTTTTTATCCCGCAAAAAGCCAACTAAAGTTATATCAAATTCTTTTGCCAAATCCACAGCTAAGGATGAAGGTGCACCAATCGCTGCGATAATCTTGATACCCGCCATGGCGGCTTTTTGTATCAATTCAAAACTCGCACGACCGCTCAACAACAAAACTTGGTTGTTTAACGGCAATTGATGCGCCATCAAAGCTTCACCGATCAATTTATCCAAAGCATTGTGTCGACCAACATCTTCTCTTAAATAAAGCAAATTTCCAGTCGTATCAAATAAACCCGAAGCGTGAATACCGCCTGTTGCTGAGAAATTTTGCTGCGCATTTCTCAATAATTGAGGTAATTGATACAACAAATCCAAGCTGACTGCAACTTCCGTTTCTTTTTCGAAATGTTTTGTCGTAACAGTCCGTATAGCATCAATCGATCCTTTACCACAAACCCCACAACTCGAACTTGTATAAAAATTTCTTTCTGTATTATTCAGATTGGGATAAAAACCCTTTTTTAATTGTATTTGAAGGATGTTTTGCTTTTGAAATTCGCATATCATTCCTGTATGCGCCACAACTTCAATTGCATCAAAACTGGTAATAATTCCTTCTGTAAATAAAAAACCAAGCGCTAGTTCTTCATCATTTCCAGGTGTGCGCATCGTAACGGAAATAGATTTTTGAATGAGTTGATCATTTTCAAAAAAGGACAATCGAATTTCCAATGGTTCCTCAACAGCGAGAATATCTTTCTCTTCTGCGGCGTCTCCATTGTATATTTTCACAATAGGCACTTTTTGTATCGAACGAGCATCTATTTGTTCCATAAATAGCACATATTTATCCTAAATTTACTAAAATTATTCTAACTATCCACCAATCGAAATCATACTTCGATTTTGCAATTGCAGTGGATCAATTTTATCTAAATCAGTAGTGAATTGGCCGCCTAATTCTTTTGCTTTATCCAATACATTTTGGTGTATTAATTCCAATACATTTTCATTTTTGCGTAATGGAGTAAGAAGATCTACTTCATTTTGCGAAAAAAGACAATTTTTCATTTTTCCATCGGCGGTTAATCTAAGACGATTGCAACCCGAACAAAAAGGAGCTGTCATCGTACTAATAAAACCAAATTGTCCCTTAAATCCAATCACCTTATATTTTCTACTTGTATCATGGATATAATGCGCTATCGATTCAATGCTCCAATTTTGTTGTATTGATTCCAACAAAGATTCCATAGAAACGACTTCTTGGCAATTCCATTCATTGCCTTCAAATGGCATAAACTCTATAAAACGAACTTCTATATTATTATTTTCCGTTAATCTCACAAAATCTAAAACCTCGTCATCATTTACTCCTCGCATCACGACCATATTAATCTTCACGTGAAAATTGCGTCGAATTGCCTCATTAATATTTTCCCAAACTATAT from Rhizosphaericola mali includes:
- a CDS encoding pirin family protein; the encoded protein is MSNIDIILPEKAADIGNFLVGRLLPFRQKRSVGPFVFIDHMGPTHMKDTENLEVAPHPHIGLSTLTYLFDGAITHRDSLGNAMEITPGAVNWMTAGKGVTHSERTPESLRHKDKYMHGLQIWIAMPKDKEDIDPNFAHFDADSIPSWEEKGVTFKLIAGQIGEHISPVPVYSKLYMLELKSQDAVTVNLVDQLYGESGLYIVNGKIKNQEIEYEPGFLLITKDAHLCTFEMEANTTVYIFGGEPFPEERLIYWNFVSSSKEKIDKAKEDWKNHRFPLVPNDDGYVPLPGN
- the fdhD gene encoding formate dehydrogenase accessory sulfurtransferase FdhD; its protein translation is MEQIDARSIQKVPIVKIYNGDAAEEKDILAVEEPLEIRLSFFENDQLIQKSISVTMRTPGNDEELALGFLFTEGIITSFDAIEVVAHTGMICEFQKQNILQIQLKKGFYPNLNNTERNFYTSSSCGVCGKGSIDAIRTVTTKHFEKETEVAVSLDLLYQLPQLLRNAQQNFSATGGIHASGLFDTTGNLLYLREDVGRHNALDKLIGEALMAHQLPLNNQVLLLSGRASFELIQKAAMAGIKIIAAIGAPSSLAVDLAKEFDITLVGFLRDKKCNIYHANERILISELKYEN
- a CDS encoding DUF7009 family protein; translation: MKIRIKGNTLRLRLAQSEVEKLAKEGSVKEETAFFNKTLSYAVISADVEKLETNFDGDQISIFIPKDKATALFETKKVGFEEHSGPVAILIEKDFVCIDNTSEDQSDNYPNPKMQC
- a CDS encoding DUF445 domain-containing protein, which gives rise to MATPKEIQLKKHKLFATSLFLLMLAIYLVTEYFLRKSAMSWIGYVHAFSEAAMVGALADWFAVTALFRYPMGLRIPHTNLIENKKNDIGENLGSFVKDNFLSEENIRPYIDKLDIASWVSKWIVITEHQNSLIKNANIIVKEIIVDLPDEDVKELIAIKASEILNGIDYDKMIAGGLQYVLDNGEDVKLLDTLLPKILAYAEKSQDIIRERINEKRPLIGFLAGKKISKEFTQGIITFIQEIEEDKNHWVRKQITQSIEKLKNDVGNSDNWHRQLNEWKSIFISEEKLRPYINDAWTSFKTNFIEALDKEDSPWSNYLKKNVESFATRLHSDAELQLKINNWVKAFAYKMVLKNRDQVETIISNTVAGWKGDELSNKLELEIGKDLQFIRVNGTLVGGLVGLVIYTLTQLIFK
- the moaA gene encoding GTP 3',8-cyclase MoaA is translated as MLIDRYNRIHDYLRISLTDNCNLRCQYCMPDEIYHFMKNDKLMQADEIKSLAKLFVQNGVKKIRLTGGEPFVRKDIGDILMRLTQLPVEIAITTNATRLHLYWDVLEKSNAKSLNISLDTLSAERFFQITKRDQFHIVWENINEAIRRNFHVKINMVVMRGVNDDEVLDFVRLTENNNIEVRFIEFMPFEGNEWNCQEVVSMESLLESIQQNWSIESIAHYIHDTSRKYKVIGFKGQFGFISTMTAPFCSGCNRLRLTADGKMKNCLFSQNEVDLLTPLRKNENVLELIHQNVLDKAKELGGQFTTDLDKIDPLQLQNRSMISIGG
- a CDS encoding FdhF/YdeP family oxidoreductase, with the protein product MKDDKDISKQENKEPSAENPFKLLNLKVDKVHNWAAGVPAVMASIADLFEEKTVLRGGKALFKMNQMGGFDCASCAWPDPDEKRSPIAEYCENGAKALAEEATTKTTPAAFFKEHSVYELSQHTDFELGHYGRFTEPMYLPKGGTHYQPISWEDAFKKIATHINALDDPNEAIFYTSGRTSNEASFVYQLFAKVVGTNNMPDCSNMCHETSGTGLSPTIGIGKGTVKLEDLHDAELIIIVGQNPGTNAPRMMSALSICKKKGGKIIAVNPLPESGLMGFRDPQSPIGVFKETKLSDLYLPVKINGDMAFFKAMEKMLLEKEALAPGTILDKKFMDDKTVGYDEFVQQFADYDLNVLAEESGLTMEQLEEAADLLAKRKKVIFCWGMGITQQPNGVDMVREMVNILLMKGSIGIPGAGVCPVRGHSNVQGNRTMLINEKPTQDQLDKLETHFGFNPPRENGYDVVHAIHAMHDGKIKFFFAMGGNFLSATPDTTYTARGMRKIGLTVSVSTKLNRTHLVHGLESIILPALAKSDVDIINGKAQIVSAENSMGVVQSSKGILKPVSNQLMNESNIVCNMALATYGTTGKVDWSRFLNNYDAIRDSIESCIPGFDNYNERVRQRGGFYLPNGPREGNFTSKVATGKASFTITELPVNTLEVDEYMMATTRTHDQFNTTLYGLDDRYRGILHGRRVVMMNEKDMAREGWVEGDKVDLFNYNDDVERIAPLFVVVPYPIPERNTMTYFPETNVLVSVNNVVKESNMPASKYVKIKIRPHDPNIFEKVKEAELAYV